A genome region from Arachis duranensis cultivar V14167 chromosome 6, aradu.V14167.gnm2.J7QH, whole genome shotgun sequence includes the following:
- the LOC107495319 gene encoding mitochondrial metalloendopeptidase OMA1 — translation MIRLSVPFFYLVVGHAVASHIAEGLTKTLWFAILHLILFQFASRDMVIVNTMASVFLRLTFSRQMEMEADYIGLLLIASAGYDPRVAPSVSETGRSQR, via the exons ATGATTCGGTTGTCAGTGCCATTTTTCTACCTGGTG GTTGGCCATGCTGTGGCCAGTCACATCGCTGAAGGTTTGACGAAGACCTTGTGGTTTGCTATCCTGCACTTGATTCTTTTTCAATTTGCCTCCCGTGATATGGTGATCGTCAACACAATGGCTTCTGTTTTCTTGAGGCTAACATTCTCTCGACA GATGGAAATGGAAGCTGATTATATTGGCCTGCTCTTAATTGCTTCCGCTGGATATGATCCACGGGTGGCGCCCAGTGTATCAGAAACT